The proteins below come from a single Cannabis sativa cultivar Pink pepper isolate KNU-18-1 chromosome 3, ASM2916894v1, whole genome shotgun sequence genomic window:
- the LOC115711500 gene encoding polynucleotide 5'-hydroxyl-kinase NOL9: MALVAEPEQPSPDIYIPQEWSDAAESIAYDSITSPPPVAFICGAKNSGKTTFSRHLLNVLLKRYKKVAYLDTDVGQSEFTTPGFLSLTVVDKLTPDLTIPCLKTPERSFFFGDTSSKRDPKGYLSYISALYDYYRKEYSTANKEKTTKSELPLVVNTPGWVKGVGYEILVDMLKYIAPTHVVKINISTKNKNLPGGAFWLDYHSEEMVNLIEINAARQDSYNRSVLIQKDAHLMRDLRIMAYFRQCFASNLNISTIKELANALASQPPYEVPISSIKIRHLYSQVPPTEIFYSLNATIVGLAVSFEESESLPWCVGLGIVRGIDTLKGVLYVITPVPPSTLEKVDLFLQGFIQIPTSLLQVQGYVSPYMSTNVFSTS, from the exons ATGGCGTTGGTAGCAGAACCTGAACAGCCTTCGCCGGACATTTACATACCTCAAGAATGGTCCGACGCCGCCGAGTCCATAGCCTACGACTCAATCACTTCGCCTCCGCCTGTTGCTTTCATCTGCGGCGCCAAAAACTCTGGAAAGACCACCTTTTCTCGCCACCTCCTCAACGTTCTTCTCAAGAG GTATAAAAAAGTAGCTTATTTGGATACAGATGTTGGCCAGTCTGAGTTTACTACTCCTGGGTTTCTTTCTCTCACTGTAGTTGACAAATTAACTCCAg ATTTGACAATTCCTTGTCTCAAGACTCCAGAGAG ATCCTTTTTCTTCGGTGATACTTCCTCAAAAAGGGATCCAAAGGGATATTTGAGTTACATATCTGCCCTATACGATTACTATAGAAAGGAGTACTCCACAGCCAACAAGGAAAAGACTACTAAGAGTGAGTTGCCTTTGGTTGTTAATACACCAGGCTGGGTGAAAG GTGTTGGTTATGAAATTTTGGTGGATATGTTGAAGTACATTGCTCCTACCCATGTTGTGAAAATAAACATATCCACTAAGAATAAGAATCTACCAGGTGGGGCATTTTGGTTAGACTACCACAGTGAAGAGATGGTGAATCTAATTGAGATAAATGCTGCTCGTCAGGATTCATATAATAGATC GGTTCTAATTCAGAAGGATGCACATCTTATGCGTGATTTACGAATTATGGCATATTTCAGGCAGTGCTTTGCAAGTAATCTGAACATCTCTACCATCAAAGAACTTGCAAATGCACTGGCTTCACAACCTCCTTATGAAGTTCCAATATCAAGCATTAAGATTAGACATCTCTACAGCCAG GTCCCACCTACTGAAATCTTTTACAGTTTGAATGCAACTATAGTCGGGTTGGCTGTTAGCTTTGAAGAGTCTGAAAGTTTACCTTGGTGTGTGGGTCTTG GGATTGTGAGAGGTATTGACACTTTGAAAGGTGTGCTATATGTCATTACGCCAGTTCCACCAAGCACTCTGGAAAAAGTTGATCTGTTTTTACAGGGTTTTATCCAAATTCCTACTTCCTTGTTGCAG GTTCAAGGGTATGTGTCACCTTACATGTCCACAAATGTTTTCTCAACAAGCTAG